The following proteins are co-located in the Palaemon carinicauda isolate YSFRI2023 chromosome 30, ASM3689809v2, whole genome shotgun sequence genome:
- the Pino gene encoding uncharacterized protein Pino isoform X2, with product MSCGMVQTDNYFSSSWVSRSESNESLSRLDLVNQQYPGAHVAEPMMTLEDIRSQFNSCYTCGVSWSDNHVSLDCRECGGYSLERPCPLCDGKCHSLWRRDISMSHSVGKAHWEGECGLSSDERPGVPAFLAEDVLVQGLEDLSTSS from the exons ATGTCTTGCGGAATGGTTCAGACTGATAACTATTTCTCATCAAG CTGGGTGTCCAGAAGCGAGAGCAACGAGAGCTTATCACGACTTGACCTGGTGAACCAGCAATACCCCGGTGCCCACGTAGCCGAGCCAATGATGACCTTGGAAGACATTCGGTCTCAATTTAACTCTTGTTACAC TTGTGGCGTGAGTTGGAGTGATAACCACGTGTCCCTGGACTGCCGGGAGTGCGGAGGCTACTCCTTGGAGAGGCCCTGCCCCTTGTGTGACGGGAAATGCCACAGCCTGTGGAGAAGAGATATCTCAATG TCCCACAGCGTTGGCAAAGCACACTGGGAAGGCGAGTGTGGCTTGTCAAGCGACGAGAGACCAGGTGTGCCGGCCTTTCTAGCCGAGGACGTCCTAGTCCAAGGGCTGGAAGACTTGTCAACCTCATCATGA
- the Pino gene encoding uncharacterized protein Pino isoform X1, producing MSCGMVQTDNYFSSSSWVSRSESNESLSRLDLVNQQYPGAHVAEPMMTLEDIRSQFNSCYTCGVSWSDNHVSLDCRECGGYSLERPCPLCDGKCHSLWRRDISMSHSVGKAHWEGECGLSSDERPGVPAFLAEDVLVQGLEDLSTSS from the exons ATGTCTTGCGGAATGGTTCAGACTGATAACTATTTCTCATCAAG CAGCTGGGTGTCCAGAAGCGAGAGCAACGAGAGCTTATCACGACTTGACCTGGTGAACCAGCAATACCCCGGTGCCCACGTAGCCGAGCCAATGATGACCTTGGAAGACATTCGGTCTCAATTTAACTCTTGTTACAC TTGTGGCGTGAGTTGGAGTGATAACCACGTGTCCCTGGACTGCCGGGAGTGCGGAGGCTACTCCTTGGAGAGGCCCTGCCCCTTGTGTGACGGGAAATGCCACAGCCTGTGGAGAAGAGATATCTCAATG TCCCACAGCGTTGGCAAAGCACACTGGGAAGGCGAGTGTGGCTTGTCAAGCGACGAGAGACCAGGTGTGCCGGCCTTTCTAGCCGAGGACGTCCTAGTCCAAGGGCTGGAAGACTTGTCAACCTCATCATGA